The following proteins are encoded in a genomic region of Brachypodium distachyon strain Bd21 chromosome 1, Brachypodium_distachyon_v3.0, whole genome shotgun sequence:
- the LOC104581641 gene encoding uncharacterized protein LOC104581641 — MDSKSLLEQVRMEAKMMEDRARIAPKATAEQIQLHSPPPEEPVSYFLPELVMEFSVTVDGEISYSPKGYFGGRTGYMIVREPDVVEWSMMMNHLRVHGYKWEADLYYLEPGCIPPDGMVLMSGPEHVEQMMQAHKGKKKCQLYIIRNGSQSDDCDDGMNEEDQFDHFNS; from the exons ATGGATTCGAAATCTTTGCTAGAGCAAGTCCGCATGGAAGCCAAGATGATGGAGGACCGTGCGAGGATAGCTCCAAAG GCTACCGCCGAGCAAATACAGTTGCATAGCCCTCCACCTGAAGAACCGGTCTCATATTTTCTCCCG GAACTTGTAATGGAATTTAGTGTTACCGTGGATGGGGAAATTTCTTATAGTCCGAAAGGATACTTCGGAGGACGTACCGGTTACATGATTGTTAGGGAACCTGACGTTGTGGAGTGGTCGATGATGATGAACCATTTGCGTGTTCATGGTTATAAATGGGAGGCCGATTTGTACTACCTTGAGCCTGGTTGCATACCACCTGACGGAATGGTCTTAATGTCAGGCCCAGAGCATGTAGAACAAATGATGCAGGCTCATAAAGGCAAAAAGAAGTGTCAGTTGTACATCATCAGGAATGGTTCACAGTCAGATGATTGTGATGATGGCATGAATGAAGAG GATCAATTTGACCATTTTAATTCGTGA
- the LOC112271813 gene encoding uncharacterized protein LOC112271813 isoform X2 — protein MEAVFAKQREEMANLLESHCNDILASAKLYCNVREVLDKGPSRTDKGMFNEYEHHGSSIPAGDDVLATPPAQTRPEAVVLNRGDSRAHRDTAMMLDHAVPVIMDNTMVANPNIETSGVPANVRTEELAYATVPVQRRSAVLQRLSNNNSPANPRGSIVITLPNNICDQVDSMYAFVYMHAAAQQLNKVWINIPVPGEPSIELTGLKFRAAVIGREDYDVDMMKATTALLNELENKASSQFYSREGTSCLQIGLMCVHPTDGTHQSGLLRTCSWVWASPMTLHLATR, from the exons ATGGAGGCTGTTTTCGCAAAACAGCGCGAAGAAATGGCAAATTTGCTTGAAAGTCACTGCAACGACATACTTGCTAGCGCTAAATTATATTGTAACGTCAGGGAGGTTTTAGACAAAG GACCAAGCCGTACGGACAAAGGGATGTTCAACGAGTACGAGCACCATGGAAGCTCCATTCCTGCGGGAGATGATGTTTTAGCTACACCACCAGCTCAAACCAGACCTGAAGCTGTTGTCTTGAACAGAGGTGACTCCAGAGCACACAGAGACACTGCCATGATGTTAG ATCATGCTGTTCCTGTCATCATGGACAATACAATGGTTGCCAACCCGAATATCGAGACGTCAGGTGTTCCTGCAAACGTGCGGACGGAAGAATTAG CTTATGCAACGGTGCCAGTGCAAAGACGTAGTGCTGTCCTACAGCGTCTGTCGAACAACAATTCACCAGCAAACCCTCGAGGATCAATTGTGATTACTCTACCTAACAACATATGTGATCAAGTGGATTCCATGTACGCGTTTGTTTACATGCACGCGGCAGCTCAGCAGCTTAACAA GGTTTGGATCAACATCCCTGTGCCTGGTGAGCCCTCCATAGAACTCACGGGGCTCAAGTTCAGGGCTGCTGTGATAGGGCGAGAAGACTATGACGTGGACATGATGAAAGCGACAACAGCTTTGCTCAATGAGTTGGAGAACAAAGCAAGCAGCCAATTCTACAGTAGAGAAGGCACTTCCTGCCTCCAAATTGGGCT GATGTGTGTTCATCCTACGGATGGAACCCACCAGTCAGGGCTATTGCGCACATGTTCATGGGTGTGGGCGTCACCTATGACGTTGCATCTTGCGACTCG GTGA
- the LOC112271813 gene encoding uncharacterized protein LOC112271813 isoform X1 — MEAVFAKQREEMANLLESHCNDILASAKLYCNVREVLDKGPSRTDKGMFNEYEHHGSSIPAGDDVLATPPAQTRPEAVVLNRGDSRAHRDTAMMLDGEIAVQHKTVNANNNISATQDHAVPVIMDNTMVANPNIETSGVPANVRTEELAYATVPVQRRSAVLQRLSNNNSPANPRGSIVITLPNNICDQVDSMYAFVYMHAAAQQLNKVWINIPVPGEPSIELTGLKFRAAVIGREDYDVDMMKATTALLNELENKASSQFYSREGTSCLQIGLMCVHPTDGTHQSGLLRTCSWVWASPMTLHLATR, encoded by the exons ATGGAGGCTGTTTTCGCAAAACAGCGCGAAGAAATGGCAAATTTGCTTGAAAGTCACTGCAACGACATACTTGCTAGCGCTAAATTATATTGTAACGTCAGGGAGGTTTTAGACAAAG GACCAAGCCGTACGGACAAAGGGATGTTCAACGAGTACGAGCACCATGGAAGCTCCATTCCTGCGGGAGATGATGTTTTAGCTACACCACCAGCTCAAACCAGACCTGAAGCTGTTGTCTTGAACAGAGGTGACTCCAGAGCACACAGAGACACTGCCATGATGTTAG ATGGTGAGATTGCTGTACAGCACAAAACAGTGAACGCGAATAACAATATATCTGCTACTCAAG ATCATGCTGTTCCTGTCATCATGGACAATACAATGGTTGCCAACCCGAATATCGAGACGTCAGGTGTTCCTGCAAACGTGCGGACGGAAGAATTAG CTTATGCAACGGTGCCAGTGCAAAGACGTAGTGCTGTCCTACAGCGTCTGTCGAACAACAATTCACCAGCAAACCCTCGAGGATCAATTGTGATTACTCTACCTAACAACATATGTGATCAAGTGGATTCCATGTACGCGTTTGTTTACATGCACGCGGCAGCTCAGCAGCTTAACAA GGTTTGGATCAACATCCCTGTGCCTGGTGAGCCCTCCATAGAACTCACGGGGCTCAAGTTCAGGGCTGCTGTGATAGGGCGAGAAGACTATGACGTGGACATGATGAAAGCGACAACAGCTTTGCTCAATGAGTTGGAGAACAAAGCAAGCAGCCAATTCTACAGTAGAGAAGGCACTTCCTGCCTCCAAATTGGGCT GATGTGTGTTCATCCTACGGATGGAACCCACCAGTCAGGGCTATTGCGCACATGTTCATGGGTGTGGGCGTCACCTATGACGTTGCATCTTGCGACTCG GTGA
- the LOC100830070 gene encoding protein FAR1-RELATED SEQUENCE 5 isoform X1 — translation MIRLLRTEDHGWFVSRLVNEHTHPLSESCGEKKQWNSHSVIDPLTKDFIKNLRYNNVSAGKIFSIVGAGDGSGMGVPFRRQTLKSLCARLARESIDDDMTKTIRILQDLSSKDPNFSVRVEVDEGSRVKTVLWCNGKNKIDYAHFGDVLTFDTTYRTNLYNMPFALFVGVNEHYQSTIFGGVLLRDEKIPSFEWAFSTFVELMNGKHPVTMLTDQCQSMEAAIRKTLPMTRHRWCKCHVLRAAKEKIGHVYSKRYGFKRDFHDLIINETSAEKFEHGWTDLVATYELGDNSFLERIYNKRSMWAKPYFMETLCAGMTSTQRSESANHLLKMFIPRSSPMHLFIRQYNNMFESRLSDEQQQIHVCRQKRRLLKQGVPIELDAAVVYTKAMYERFSLELFNSGSLVVSKALPGSVFKVRTADSYVTSEYDDKEYTVQIEEGGRFVQCDCGFF, via the exons ATGATAAGGCTTCTGAGAACTGAGGATCACGGATGGTTTGTTAGCAGGTTGGTCAACGAGCACACACACCCATTGTCTGAAAGTTGTGGAGAAAAGAAACAATGGAACTCGCACAGTGTAATCGACCCATTAACTAAGGATTTTATTAAGAACCTGAGATATAATAATGTTAGTGCTGGTAAGATTTTCAGCATAGTTGGTGCGGGGGATGGATCCGGAATGGGCGTTCCTTTTAGGAGGCAGACGTTGAAATCATTGTGCGCTAGGTTAGCGAGAGAGTCCATCGACGACGACATGACCAAAACAATCCGTATCTTGCAAGATCTGTCTTCGAAAGACCCAAATTTTTCAGTCAGGGTGGAAGTTGACGAGGGGAGCAGAGTCAAAACAGTCTTATGGTGCAAcgggaaaaacaaaattgacTATGCACATTTTGGTGATGTGCTCACGTTCGACACAACATATAGAACAAATCTCTACAACATGCCTTTTGCGTTATTTGTGGGAGTAAATGAGCATTACCAGTCAACTATTTTTGGCGGCGTCCTACTACGAGACGAGAAGATACCGTCATTCGAATGGGCGTTCAGTACATTCGTAGAACTGATGAATGGGAAACATCCAGTAACAATGCTTACAG ACCAGTGCCAGTCCATGGAAGCGGCTATAAGAAAAACACTGCCTATGACTCGTCATAGGTGGTGCAAATGCCACGTGCTTCGCGCTGCAAAAGAGAAGATTGGTCACGTCTACAGCAAGAGATACGGGTTCAAGAGGGATTTCCATGATCTTATTATCAACGAGACTTCAGCTGAAAAATTCGAGCACGGGTGGACCGATTTGGTAGCCACATATGAGCTGGGTGACAACAGTTTCCTTGAAAGAATATACAACAAGAGGAGTATGTGGGCAAAGCCATATTTCATGGAAACATTATGCGCAGGCATGACTAGCACCCAGAGAAGTGAGAGTGCCAACCATTTACTGAAGATGTTCATACCGAGATCTTCCCCGATGCATCTTTTCATCCGGCAATACAACAACATGTTTGAGTCCAGGTTATCTGATGAGCAGCAACAAATTCATGTATGCCGCCAA AAGAGGAGGTTGCTGAAGCAAGGAGTTCCAATCGAGCTTGATGCTGCTGTTGTTTACACAAAGGCTATGTACGAGCGATTCTCGCTTGAATTATTCAACTCTGGGTCTCTTGTCGTAAGCAAGGCTTTGCCAGGATCAGTGTTCAAAGTTAGGACGGCTGATTCATACGTCACATCGGAGTATGATGATAAAGAATATACTGTCCAAATAGAAGAGGGTGGTCGATTCGTGCAGTGTGATTGCGGGTTTTTTTAG
- the LOC100830070 gene encoding protein FAR1-RELATED SEQUENCE 5 isoform X2 has translation MIRLLRTEDHGWFVSRLVNEHTHPLSESCGEKKQWNSHSVIDPLTKDFIKNLRYNNVSAGKIFSIVGAGDGSGMGVPFRRQTLKSLCARLARESIDDDMTKTIRILQDLSSKDPNFSVRVEVDEGSRVKTVLWCNGKNKIDYAHFGDVLTFDTTYRTNLYNMPFALFVGVNEHYQSTIFGGVLLRDEKIPSFEWAFSTFVELMNGKHPVTMLTDQCQSMEAAIRKTLPMTRHRWCKCHVLRAAKEKIGHVYSKRYGFKRDFHDLIINETSAEKFEHGWTDLVATYELGDNSFLERIYNKRSMWAKPYFMETLCAGMTSTQRSESANHLLKMFIPRSSPMHLFIRQYNNMFESRLSDEQQQIHKRRLLKQGVPIELDAAVVYTKAMYERFSLELFNSGSLVVSKALPGSVFKVRTADSYVTSEYDDKEYTVQIEEGGRFVQCDCGFF, from the exons ATGATAAGGCTTCTGAGAACTGAGGATCACGGATGGTTTGTTAGCAGGTTGGTCAACGAGCACACACACCCATTGTCTGAAAGTTGTGGAGAAAAGAAACAATGGAACTCGCACAGTGTAATCGACCCATTAACTAAGGATTTTATTAAGAACCTGAGATATAATAATGTTAGTGCTGGTAAGATTTTCAGCATAGTTGGTGCGGGGGATGGATCCGGAATGGGCGTTCCTTTTAGGAGGCAGACGTTGAAATCATTGTGCGCTAGGTTAGCGAGAGAGTCCATCGACGACGACATGACCAAAACAATCCGTATCTTGCAAGATCTGTCTTCGAAAGACCCAAATTTTTCAGTCAGGGTGGAAGTTGACGAGGGGAGCAGAGTCAAAACAGTCTTATGGTGCAAcgggaaaaacaaaattgacTATGCACATTTTGGTGATGTGCTCACGTTCGACACAACATATAGAACAAATCTCTACAACATGCCTTTTGCGTTATTTGTGGGAGTAAATGAGCATTACCAGTCAACTATTTTTGGCGGCGTCCTACTACGAGACGAGAAGATACCGTCATTCGAATGGGCGTTCAGTACATTCGTAGAACTGATGAATGGGAAACATCCAGTAACAATGCTTACAG ACCAGTGCCAGTCCATGGAAGCGGCTATAAGAAAAACACTGCCTATGACTCGTCATAGGTGGTGCAAATGCCACGTGCTTCGCGCTGCAAAAGAGAAGATTGGTCACGTCTACAGCAAGAGATACGGGTTCAAGAGGGATTTCCATGATCTTATTATCAACGAGACTTCAGCTGAAAAATTCGAGCACGGGTGGACCGATTTGGTAGCCACATATGAGCTGGGTGACAACAGTTTCCTTGAAAGAATATACAACAAGAGGAGTATGTGGGCAAAGCCATATTTCATGGAAACATTATGCGCAGGCATGACTAGCACCCAGAGAAGTGAGAGTGCCAACCATTTACTGAAGATGTTCATACCGAGATCTTCCCCGATGCATCTTTTCATCCGGCAATACAACAACATGTTTGAGTCCAGGTTATCTGATGAGCAGCAACAAATTCAT AAGAGGAGGTTGCTGAAGCAAGGAGTTCCAATCGAGCTTGATGCTGCTGTTGTTTACACAAAGGCTATGTACGAGCGATTCTCGCTTGAATTATTCAACTCTGGGTCTCTTGTCGTAAGCAAGGCTTTGCCAGGATCAGTGTTCAAAGTTAGGACGGCTGATTCATACGTCACATCGGAGTATGATGATAAAGAATATACTGTCCAAATAGAAGAGGGTGGTCGATTCGTGCAGTGTGATTGCGGGTTTTTTTAG